The Plutella xylostella chromosome 27, ilPluXylo3.1, whole genome shotgun sequence genome segment ATCCCTAATTCATCGGAAAACAATTTTGAGTATTTCGTCTTTAAGAACGTAGCGTAGTCATCTTCTTGTTGTATATTGTTGCAATCTACATTACATAACTGTAAATCGAACACACTAATAAAGTCCCGTCCTAATAAAACCGGTTGTTTTGTTAGAGTTGAAATAACAAATACCGTAATTGGCTTAGTGCGATTGTCATAGGTTACTGGTAACTGTAAACAACCTACTGGTGTTATCTTAGATCCATTATAGCAGTTTAACACTACCTGACAACTTTTTAACTtgtgattatttttaaaatgtgatTGATAAATCGATTCAGGTAAAACGGAAACTGCACTCCCGCTATCAATCTCacacataatattttgatcgGCAATCGTTACGACTTGTCGCATAGGCTCGCCattattacatttaatatgaaataaatcgTATTCTACGTTACCTTCAACAATGTCGCCGTCTACAGTTTCCATGAAGTTGTTACTTTTAACTCGAAGTTTGCACATACGTTTTAGGTGTCCCCTTTTATGACAGTTTTTGCACGTTAAATTCACAAACCGGCACTGATCTTTAGAATGGCTCTTATAGCCACACACTTCACAACGAGCACTATCACTATGAGAtgccccggcggcggcggcggcggcggcgcgcggtgcACCCGGGCGCAGCGCGTACAGCTGCGGCGCGGTCTCCGGCCGGGCGCCGCCCAGCGCCAGGCGCGCGCACCGCACGCTCGCCGCCAGCTCCAGCGCGCGGTCGAACGTCAGGCTGCTGATGCTCTCGGAGAACAGCTTCTCTTTCTCCTTCACGTTTTCGAGACCCAGCACGAAGCGGTCCCGCAGCGCCGTCTGCAGCTCCGCCCCGAAGCCGCAGTGCTGCGCCAGACTGCGCACTCGCGCCGCCCACTCAGCCAACTCCTCGCCCGCCCGTTGTTCTGCTTTGTAAAAGTTGTACCTTTCGGCAAAACTGCTTTTCTTTGgaacaaaatgtttttccAATAGCGTCAACAATGCGGTATACTCTTGATCTTCCAAGCTTGTAGGAGAGGCCAAGTCTCTTACGACGCGGTATGTTTCTTCTGCCAAGGACGTTAGCAATAGGGCTCTTCGTTTTAATCCAGCCTTATCAGTATCTTCATTAATATCATTAGCCAAgcaaaactgattaaatctaCTTTTAAAGATGCCCCATTCTTGTATCCGATGGTCAAAAGTGAGGTTACCCCCGAACATTCCATTTGCACTACTCGAACACATTAtggttttttattatattttacttttcacaCACCAATTTATGCAGAAAACAGTAAACAGTTCACGTGAGTTCAGATTCGTCGCCAATTATTGTGTTCTTTGCactttaagtaattaaaaccACTGAGTATGTTGTACACGTTTAATGTCCGGGCGTCAACAACCTACCCAcatgtatttatacttaacCTACCTACACTACACAGTTATAAACTGGCTTACAGGTAACAATCTTTGAATAAACCTGGAGAAAACTAAGCTTATGCATTTTTACCAGAGAAAACTACCAGATCACATAAATGTAAGCCATGACGGAAAGGTGGTTGAAACCACTAATGTCACTGGTTTTCTTGGACTATTGATTGACAGCAATCTGTCCTGGAAATTCCATGTAGACCATGTATGTAAGAGAATGAGTAAAGCTGCGTACGCCCTTCACAAACTTTCACGTACTACAAATCTAAAAACACTCCTAACTGCTTATCATGGTGATGCAGCTTCAATACTACGATATGGAGTTATATTCTGGAGCAACTCCACAGATAAAGATAAGGTTTTCAAAGCTCAAAAACAGTGCATTCGAGCaatgtttaatttaagaaGCACTGATTCATGTCGACCATACTTTATCAAAAATAGACTGTCTATTAACATTTCCTTGCTTGTACATTTATGAGATACTACTATTTGTAAAAACaaatccaaatttatttaaaacaatgacCGATGTCACTTTAAGACTAGGTCGCAACAGAGACAGGCTGTTCACTGAGCGCTACAACACTACGCTCTTAACTAAGAGTATTGTGTGTATGGGCCCTAAGCTGTACAACAAACTGCCTTACAATATAAGATGTCttgacattattaaatttaaaaatgaactgaATTGTATTctccaaaaaaaatgttattatacaATTAATGACTACCTAAatgacattttataatttattatataactaAATGAATGACTATTATTGTATgactatttaattattatattgctaTTATTGTGTTATCTCAGTTTgaacttaatttatataaacttGCATGAATTCTATAGTGTAGGTAATCCAAAAAGTTGTACGTACTGTATAGTGCAAAGCATGGAGAACTAATAATTTTGTAACACCATTTTATTTACCCATGTTtacaataaatgaatttttatctttatcttatcttattctgagtttaatACTTCAACCTCTTTGCTGTCTGTGTGCAATATTTGACGTTCGGTACAGTATGTTGTCACGACATCTATCGGCTTGAACCAAAACttaactgacagctgtcaaggaaaacggctcattcaATTCTAGGGCAcaacaaatattaattactaCTTATCTAAAACGTTTTGCATATTTCTACTTTACAcgcttttaatataattttcaataagaAGGTACaaatcatacaaaataaaccaCAGGATAGGTACCCAAGGaaagatataaaaaatcaaaagttgttaaaaatacatttaatttcaatcctataagtaaaataaaataacaaaatgcaAATGTAAAATAAGGTAGGTCCATACCTAACACCAATctttcaatattaatttattcaaacataataatatgtttaatcAGTTGAAATTTTGAGAATCGTCAAACATCATCGATGCgttcttaataaaaaatatatatcagtTTTTGGAATATATTATCCATATTGAGGCGAGTAGCATCAGACCGAAGTTGACGTGGGCCGCCGCGGTGGAGTTGGGGCTGCGCGAGCGCTTTACCTGGTTTTGACGTACCtggaaagtttaaaattataataacatagcCCGTGAGCCTCAAAACTCAcctttaaaaatttattatttatatgtaaatcCAGGGCATTGATAACAACAATATTTTCTTTGTCGTCTAATAGAGAAGAAACTCTTAAAGGGGGTGCCCCTGGGCTGTATCTTTCGATATTCAATTATATTACTCACAATGTTATTGATCCAGTCGGTGTAGCTAGCGACGCGCATGAATACTTGAGGGTAGAAGGAATCGCCACATGGCCTGTCAAGACGTGAAAACGAGGCCACCCCCACCACCACCCCGTTGTACACCAGGGGACCACCGGAGTCACCATGACAAACACCGGCTCCTGTAAGGGACAAACTCTTATTGTTAGCCGAGCTATGACGTCTTGACGAGTCTGGAAATTACCCAACATGTGTAAACACAAACTTTCTCTTTCAAAAACACTCTTGAATCCACTTCGTAGCGGGTCGGTTTTTCATGAAACCTCAAATGCACTCGATAAAACTCGTCAATCGTCTGCATAAGTCGGTCCAGCACGTCAACTCGAGTCGGATATACGAACTTACCTCCAACATCAAGCAGCGCCGCGCAGAGCACGGAGTCTGGGCCCTGAACCCCCCACCGCGCGCTGCAGGTGTCTCGGTCCACGTTGCGCAGCCCCACGTGCCGGAGACCGAGTGGCAACGAGTTCGCCTATAGAGTGTTTAATTGGaaatagtaagccgaaaggatTGATTAATCTATCTATCATTCTAAACCCATGTGATGggatattacatatttatttatcgattGAGAAATTTGATCATTTTTGATTATATGAAATCTGTCAGAAGTGAACTCACAACAGTCCGTTCCCACCCAACAGCTACCACAGACGCGTTGTCCGGGACCACATACCCCCCCGGGGGGATGACGGCTGGCTGCACCGAGCTGCTCCGGTAGTTGCTTATACTGTCCGACAGCACCAACACTGCCACGTCGTTAAGAGGGACGTTATAGCTCTCGTGAACCACGATCTTGGACGTCACGTGTACTGAGCCTCCGCGGTCATTGTAGGTGGATCCGACGCGAATGTCAACTTTAGATGGCCTCAAGATGGTAGTGTCATTGATTATTCTGGAAAGATTTTTTAGGTATGGTGTACCTAGATCATCCACTGTATGACTTGATACTGCAGTGGCAAAGGGCCTACCTATAAATAACACAATTCAGATTGCTTCTCTTTTGGATTGActaatttgatattttatattatagtaaATATATGCGCTACACGGTGCCTTAGGCCGTTTGTCCACCACAGCCGTCACCATCCGTGACGCTCCGTCAGCGAGAACGACGTGAAGGATGACGGCGCTCGGACACTTCATGGCCATGTTAAATGATATCACAAAATTGGCGACGTCATCACCTCCCGGTAACGGCGGTGGTGGAGGAACAGCCTCAGAGCCGGGACAACTTCCTTTAGACCGCGTCCACGACGCCAGCGAGCGGGGAATTACGTACAGTAAGTAAGCCTCCACCATAAAGGAAATAATCCTAGTTATAATAGTTATAGCCGCTATTGCGGCTAATCCCTTGTGCTTGGAATCTAGAAGTTAATCTAAAAATCGCTAACGATGGTCGTTCTAAAAATTGGAATTAGCATGACGAGGGGGTGGCCTTGGCAGTTTTTGGAATaaacgctttcaaacggaagttaCGATTTTTTATCCACTGGCGGTGCTTGTTCTGCGTATAATAGCGCCTTAAAGGCGCAGCGAAGCTCTTGGAGGTACCTAGTGTAAGCAAAATGGATTTTATGATCTGAattgtattaaataagtacctaaggaTCTTTTCCATTGTAATGATCTTACTTTGTAATTTGGtcttacattattattctgagatctgGGAATGACATCTGTTCTGTGATCGCCCATTGTCTATGGTTTGTCTGTGATCAAAATAGAGGAAGTTACTTCCGGGATCCGCCATATGCCGCGAAAAGGGTCCACACAACTTATCCCGGAGAAAACGTTTTCGATGTTGGAATCAGGCGCACGACATTTTTATCATCCCATACAACATTtaatccatattttattttgtatcgcTTTTGGCAACCCTACGTTCTTATAGCATTACGTCAAACACTGACgtgtttattgtaaacaaaaacataacctcaaaaacatatgataaatCGAGGGCCGCAAATTTGAAATATTACTGATTCGAATTTGGAATTTGTACGTTATACCTCCCTAGTTTTAAAACATTGCAACAAGAACATTCTTGGGATAcaatcaaagaaaaacatacctaGTTAATTCCAAAGTTCAATCTATTTTCACAGCAATCCTTTTCCACAACAAACACAACACTACATCTTAAACTCTTCACAGAAATCTGATGAACCACTGCAGCCTCAAATAATCACATTAATCACATTCCACTTTCACAATACTAACTGTTTTGAAGTAGATAATACTTaacacgaaaaacaacaaaacaattgAACCACGAGAAAAAGGTTAAATCGGTCAGACTTGTGTAAGTTCCAAGTGTTTCTGTTTAATTATGCTAAAGTTTAAATCGGCACTGAATCACGATTATAATTATTCCTATGAACTTTCAAATTAGTTActagtaatattattaattagtaggtaaacataaaaaagcagAAAGCATTTTTTTCACCCGTTGCCATATTGTTGCcaatagagaaaataaacgACGATGTTGCCAGTAAGTCAAAGACCCGTTCCCGTTTCCGACATTTTTATTTCGTCGGATTTCACAACccaattaaataaacagaaaaaatTGTTTTACGAAGTCTTTTTTTCACTGTCTATTATTTACGTAATATTAGAgacaagtaaaaataaataacggCGTGAACTCGCGTTTCGCGGACCTTCGCGCTGAAAGTGTAGCGCGggcttaaagaataaaatatttaaaaatgaacgGATCGGTTTCCATAGCTACGTGATTTTATAAGGTCGTTGACACTCGTTGATATTACGTAGGTCACTGTGTCACGTCAGGGTTGTTGGTACCCAGTTTTCGAGTAAAACTTTGGACGTTGATTATTCAAAAACGGTACCGTATTTTGAGATTCTGACTTCTTtcccgggcttagatataacatgctgcacatgctggtttcggcttgatataccctttttgcaacaccctgtatatacgcGCTTGTTGTTGTTTTGCGGTCGAGCAAaacaattaagtattattatttctgattAATTGTGGAATGTTCAGGTGAAAATGttgtaaaagtaataaataagtataagtgGTAACAAGTGAGTTTAATATTGGTGCACCCGCCCTATCGGATTTGTCAACAGTCAGAAGTGGCACGAACGGTCCTGACTAGTGAAAAGGGAAAAGCTCCATAATTACTTCCATGGAAAATACCTATCTGAACTTGAGACTAGAGGTCAGTGCGTTCCAATTTTTGTTAATTCGTAAATCCACAAGTGACTTGAAAGTTATGATGCCAATACCTACCAAGTGATCACGAAACACTGGTACTGGTTGTGTTCATAATCAAGGCTTATACATTTAATTTCGGAGCATACAGTCAACTATAAGTGAACTGAACAGATTGTAATTTACTCTTATTTGGGATTCGGGAACATCCCCACACGCTCCTACTCGCGGGGTCGGTTTATCGCGTGGAGTAGGTACGTTCAcggtgcgcggcggcggccggcCGGGCCGGGCGGaggcgccggcggcggcgcggcggcagcCAGCCAGCCCGCCCGTGACTTGAGTGATCCGTGTGACCGTGGAGAGCACCTACGACGTGTGCGTTTAAAAAGTGTTTGTGTATGTAAAATGTGATGTGGTTCACGGTTCATGAatcctgaaaattatttaagaaaagaAGATTAGAAAAtagaagttagcagcccaagattaacatttggTGTGATGTCACAGCCGGCGTGCCCCAAGGCGGTGTCCTTTCCCCTATccttttttcagtatttatcAATACGCTTGTATCCGTTCTCAAGTTCACCTCTTACCACTTGTACGCTGACGATCTGCAACTGTATGTTTCCTGTGGTCCCGGTGATGTTTTGGAGGCTATTGACAGGATGACTGCTGATCTCGATGCAGTCAAAAATTGGACAGCAAACTACGGTCTCCTAGTTAATCCCTCTAAAACCCAGGTTATGTTTGTTGGCAGCAGGTATCACTTGGCTAGACTGCGAAACGGCCCACTACCACCAGTAATCTTCGATGGGGTTACTTTGCCTTACTGTGACAGTGTTAAAAACCTTGGTCTTCATATCCAGAATAACCTGTCATGGGAATTGCATGTCTCAGAAATTAGTCGCAAGATCTATGCCTCGATGCATGGACTAAAACGGTTGCAGAATTTCCTGCCATACTCGACCAAAGTTACGCTAGTCAACTCCTTGTTGCTCCCTATCATTGACTACGCAGATGTGTGCTACCCTGATATCACCGAAGAGCTACTTGATAAACTCGACCGTCTGCTCAACTTATGCATTCGCTATATTTTTGGCCTGCGTAAGTATGACCATGTCACCGATTTTCGTaataaactcaagtggctcaacATCCGTCATCGAAGGAATGCTCATATTGTTTCCCTAGTATATGGTATAGTCTATAATCCTTGTGCCCCCTCTTACTTAACCGATCGCTTCTCATTCTTTGACTTTACTGATCGTCCTCAACGGTCAAGTCGAAATTTGCTCTTTCGTACCCCAGAGCATAATTCGGCAGGGTATTCGGATTCTTTCACCGTGTCAGCGGTTCGCCTGTGGAACGAGTTACCATTGCATATAAGGCAATCACAGTCCATAGAAACCTTTAAGTCTAAGGTTCGTCTGCACTACCTCCAGAAACAGAACAATCAGCAGCAGATCTAATATATAGTTTATCTGTTTTGTTGTAGTTTGTAAGTGTgacgatgatattattattttttgttatagtaactatatattttatttatttatgtaggtatatatatatatatattatgtatttataagtatattttttacgtttattttatgatattatgtataagtaagtatatattctaGTGTTAAACAATAGATATTAAACAGAATTAAACTTTTCTCAttgtctttcgcactacctatcattttctccacaacgcccaaggttaactggaagagaatgcttttagcattaagttcgcctatgtacaaataaatttatgtgcaataaagaatttaataataataataacattttgtatgggggcaccaagatgccatagacctgccagcatctcatcTGGTTCAtaatgtgtgttgtttcataagaaaacactgacagaaatttcatcaacattgaaacggtatagcaggtgttcaagatgttaatcttgggctgctaacttttattttctgatctttcccttgaatattcaccaaaagtcatttaatctgaaattgctgaaaaccgtttctaggtattaataatacctttcatatgaactatcagttgcagctgaattccttcaggttcaacctgcaaacttgaatattcatgaaatattgagtacttttcacccaaaatctgtcagaaagtggctcctgcacacctgctataccgtttcaatgttgatgaaacttctgtcagtgttttcgaATGAGTCAATACTGTTAGCTAAACTATTCCTTTGCTAAAAATTGTTGTTATTttccaatatttttaaatatgttataattattttgtgcaTTTTTGTCGCTTACAACACATGATTAAAGACGATACTGGCAACACAGGATTAAAAAAAGTAGGGttcagaaaaaatatgaataggGAATGGCGGTTCGAAGTTACAATTGTTACAAATGTGCATGTGAATTACTGATAAATAAGCTTTGTTActgtttaaaaagtttaaataaagtgTAAGTGAGTAACTAAGgtgtctaaattaataattcagAAGTGAAAAGACCAGCTCACCGATCggtatgtacatatttacgtAATAATTAGCAAAACATGTTGTGTTTTCAGTTTATTGTGAGTTTACTAACGATGCATGTAACGATTGCTATCTTTAGAGTACCTAAAAGCACCAAAATAACATGAGATTCTAAGTTTGGTAGAGAATAATTATGGCCTCTGTATTTACACcggattttattttaagttagaGGCCTTGTTCACGAACATGAACTGATCAAATAGGTTCTTAAACTGAACTGTAAATAAACTGAACAAACGAACATGATCATCAACCAGCAATAAACTTGTCTGGATCTACACGTGGTCCTCTTCTAAGAATCCTACAGTAGTTAGTAGTTGCTACTTAGTACATTTGTACGCGTGATTGAGTTTCTTTtatacctagtttattttataattgtatgtgCTCGATTTAAAATTCTCATTACGTAGGTGTTTAATTAGGGAGCATccgaattttgaatttttttcaacATTCATTCAGCTtccataggtacctacgtaaatTTTAGACAATCTGTCATTTTGACCGCGATTCTGCCAATATCATGTATTGGATAAAAAGTGTTCTGCCAATATCATGTATGGGATAAAAAAGTGTTCTGCCAATGTCATGTATTGAGTtgacatagaaaaaaaaagtattcagCCAATGTCGTGTTTTGGATTAGATTTaagtcataaaaaaaaaatatatacaaatcCGCCATTGCCGTGTTTTGGATTAGACAAATATAACAATTAtcagtttaaaattaaataaataaacctaatattaattaaattgaaaatatacattttattaatggAGATAATTTTCTTCCTAGTAGTGAATTATTGGGAAGTCTATCCCACTCTGCGATCGCACCAACAGCCGCGCTTCGCGCGTTGTTGGTGCTCTCTCGAGTGGGATAGCCTTCCCAATAATTCGTATTCGATATTCATATTAGAATAAGATGGTATTtcttatgattattattacgaTTATATATGTATTCAAGACGCGTTCCAGATTTTTTAAGATAACATAAAAAGTTTGCGCGTCGTCGTCGCTCGCTATTTCATGCCTTCCCGGTAATTCATTATcagacggcggcggcgacacGGTGCAAATGTGGAATGTGACAGACTTCGCAATgcgtttttaatttaaagaacTTAGCACGGCTTAGCTATTAATACAGAGTGGGGTACACTTTCCAACGTTTTGATTATGAGGATTAGTTATttttagataagtacctacctgcatTACATGCAcactacatatattatattatttaattcacaATCGCAATGGAATttcagtaggtatgtacacaacacacacagtCTATGATTGACTCTACACATGAATCTAGTTGGTCAGAGTGTTGAGAATTCTTGGCTAGAATCTCAGAAggagcagatatttgtttataaccAATATGCGTTTGATCTCGGTGTTGGATGTTAAGTGTGaattttaatacttatgtTGTTTGAGGTATATCTGTATGCATATGAATAAGTGTTCTTAACgacattcataaaaaatacaacgtcttaaaaatacaaataattacattaaGTCGGATGGCACAGTGGTTAGGAACTGACTGTTGTGTTGAGGGTCGTGGGTTCGGTCTCCGTATTTGTTTAAtcatagataagtaggtatttgttctcaggtttTGGATGTGCCGAAAAATGCCAATATactgggtgttgcaaaaagggtaggtAAGTATGCCATGCCGCGCCGTGCCATGcggcacacgtaggtttcgggtTAGTATACCCtgttgcaacaccctgtagatagatacatattataaataaaaaaaaatacatcgtttggtgtcggcattttattagtggaactttttcattgtgtAAGTATTTGATTTCTTTCCCATAAGTCGGTACCTAGTATCAACGCAGGTATCGGATGTCACATAATGCCGCCAGTAGGTAACTGAGTGACTTGCCATTTGAATCTTAACATAACCACCCAGTTTAATTTGAGCTAtagatttgtatgaaattttaattttaacactaaTGACTCGAGATTTTGGTTTCGGTTAATCTTCAATATTCTCTCAACCCCTTCATGACTTTCGTTTTGGTATTCAGTTCTCATGAATCGGTACCTTGTTCCATTCTAAAACACATATCAGAAGGACTAGTATGGAGTATTTAAGACgcgacaaaagttctccgtcgcgctcgcccttgaggctgcgcgatgtgagtgagcgcgatgcaaaacttatgtcaGGTCTTAAAAttgcgccctgtgctagcccttctgaagctatgagaaaaaataaataaataattatttgacgAAGTTTAGTAATAAGGTCAGTGAAAGGATAAAAACTATCTGACTTCCACAAAACTAGATTTTCTATGATGAGTGGTCATCCACCATagaaaagtaggtaagtattgcGTGAAATAACTGggtctttattatttatatttatttatctaagggtctgtttcacaatgtctggttagtgactatctgtgggataaaatacatggtgtcagtgtcaaaaaaattataaaagagAGTGGCAGGTAggcactaaccagacattgtgaaacatgGTCTAAGTCAAATTACTCTGACTACCACCAAAGGTCCCGGATTCGATCGTccgccggggcagatatttgtttaaacacagatatttgcactcgggtcttaatgtttctgtttttttgtaCCCACCTGTCAAGCGTGGAGATTATAACAAAAACCCTCCAGTATTGGAGGATGCCAATTTTTAGCAGGGGACTTGTACgggatgtgtgtgtgtgtgttttttagtgaaaaaatagtttaataaaaattaagtcTATGATcagaattaatttattatttattagtttctgCGTTTTAAACTCAATGCAGAAACATaaactaccccttcggggttTACAGTCGTgaccataattatgtatgtatgtaaaccCAATGCATTCATATGATAAGAGGGTTGGTAGCTCAACCTATAACGCACCCGCTTCTCACGATAGAGTTCGAGTTTGATGCCTGggccatgtaccaatgagttatttggaacttatgtacaatgtatacctttgttaaataaaatttacagagggtgtaagtactaaaaatattagatactaaataaaaaatgagttcACACGTGTAAAATGgaaaatacctaggtatggAAACATGCTCGTtagcaattattattaaaagccGTCCCTCCCGTGCGG includes the following:
- the LOC125490748 gene encoding achelase-2-like isoform X3, with protein sequence MRTINFMRSGSSHKNYALRIGRYMIMFSGSCEDTVTVREPPAPPANRIVGGRPTTIETYPYMAYLVSHYTMRQKLLLGFCGGVILTQHHVLTAAHCLFRIINDTTILRPSKVDIRVGSTYNDRGGSVHVTSKIVVHESYNVPLNDVAVLVLSDSISNYRSSSVQPAVIPPGGYVVPDNASVVAVGWERTVANSLPLGLRHVGLRNVDRDTCSARWGVQGPDSVLCAALLDVGGAGVCHGDSGGPLVYNGVVVGVASFSRLDRPCGDSFYPQVFMRVASYTDWINNIVRQNQVKRSRSPNSTAAAHVNFGLMLLASIWIIYSKN